From a single Maritimibacter sp. DP1N21-5 genomic region:
- a CDS encoding cytochrome c oxidase assembly protein — MSLSKTQKSATYLVGVVVFMGAMAWAAVPFYDWFCRVTGFGGTTGVAEAGSDVILDKTIKVRFDASVERDFPWIFKPVQREMTIRIGETGLAFYEATNPTDRPIAGTASYNVAPYSAGGYFTKIDCFCFEMQVLQPGETVMMPVTFYVDPEITEDRDAKFAKAITLSYTFHETDLPEDVASLGDETTPTVGQN, encoded by the coding sequence ATGAGCCTGTCCAAGACGCAGAAATCGGCCACCTACCTCGTCGGCGTCGTCGTTTTCATGGGCGCGATGGCCTGGGCCGCTGTGCCCTTCTACGACTGGTTCTGCCGGGTAACGGGCTTCGGCGGCACCACCGGCGTGGCCGAGGCGGGATCGGACGTGATCCTCGACAAGACCATCAAGGTGCGCTTCGACGCCTCGGTCGAACGAGATTTCCCCTGGATCTTCAAGCCGGTCCAGCGCGAGATGACGATCCGCATCGGCGAGACGGGCCTGGCCTTCTACGAGGCGACGAACCCCACCGACCGCCCGATCGCGGGCACGGCGAGCTACAACGTTGCGCCCTATTCGGCGGGCGGCTACTTCACCAAGATCGACTGCTTCTGCTTCGAGATGCAGGTCCTTCAACCCGGCGAGACGGTCATGATGCCCGTGACCTTCTACGTCGACCCCGAAATCACGGAAGATCGGGACGCCAAGTTTGCCAAGGCGATCACGCTCTCCTACACTTTCCACGAAACCGATCTGCCCGAGGATGTGGCGTCGCTTGGCGACGAAACGACCCCGACGGTTGGTCAGAACTAA
- the thrC gene encoding threonine synthase has product MKYVSTRGAAPVLNFEEAMLTGLARDGGLYVPETLPTLSTEEVAGLAGLSYEETAFRVMRPFIGPELSDADLSRCIRKAYEGFGHVARAPLVQLGPNHFLLELFHGPTLAFKDFAMQLIGQLFQTALERRGEKITIVGATSGDTGSAAIEAFRGLDNVDVFILFPDGRVSDVQRRQMTTPVEANVHALALDGDFDDCQARLKDMFNDFDFRDGVGLAGVNSINWARVLAQVVYYFTSAVALGAPHRKVSFTVPTGNFGDIFAGYIAKRMGLPIEKLVIATNQNDILHRTMETGAYTKAGVTPSISPSMDIQVSSNFERALFDAYGRDGGAVVGQMKDLEQGGFEISQGAYDFLKEYFHSGRASEEETLETIKSTYESTGEVLCPHSAVGVKVAGEHLSETPMITLATAHPAKFPAAVKQACGRDATLPPRMSDLMSREERVTRVSNDLKAIELLIHNRTGR; this is encoded by the coding sequence ATGAAATACGTCTCAACACGTGGCGCGGCCCCCGTGCTCAACTTCGAAGAGGCCATGCTGACGGGCCTCGCGCGCGACGGTGGCCTCTATGTTCCCGAAACCCTGCCGACCCTGTCGACCGAGGAGGTCGCCGGGCTGGCGGGGCTGTCCTACGAGGAGACGGCCTTTAGGGTCATGCGTCCCTTCATCGGGCCGGAACTCTCCGACGCGGACCTGAGCCGCTGTATCCGCAAGGCCTATGAAGGCTTCGGCCACGTCGCGCGCGCGCCCCTGGTGCAGCTTGGGCCGAACCACTTCCTGCTGGAGCTGTTCCACGGTCCGACGCTCGCGTTCAAGGACTTTGCGATGCAGCTTATCGGCCAGCTCTTTCAGACCGCGCTCGAACGGCGCGGCGAGAAGATCACCATCGTGGGCGCGACCTCGGGCGACACCGGTTCGGCGGCGATCGAGGCGTTCCGGGGTCTCGACAATGTGGACGTCTTCATCCTTTTCCCTGATGGCCGCGTGTCCGACGTGCAGCGACGTCAGATGACCACGCCTGTCGAGGCCAATGTCCACGCGCTCGCACTCGACGGCGACTTCGACGATTGCCAGGCGCGGCTCAAGGACATGTTCAACGATTTCGACTTCCGCGACGGGGTGGGGCTCGCCGGCGTGAACTCGATCAACTGGGCGCGGGTGCTGGCGCAGGTCGTCTATTACTTCACCTCCGCCGTTGCACTGGGAGCGCCGCATCGCAAGGTGAGCTTCACGGTGCCCACGGGGAATTTCGGCGACATCTTCGCGGGTTACATCGCGAAGCGCATGGGCCTGCCCATCGAGAAGCTGGTGATCGCGACGAACCAGAACGACATCCTGCACCGCACGATGGAGACTGGCGCCTACACGAAGGCCGGGGTCACGCCCTCGATCAGCCCCTCGATGGACATTCAGGTGTCGTCGAATTTCGAGCGCGCGCTCTTCGATGCCTATGGGCGCGACGGAGGCGCCGTGGTCGGGCAGATGAAGGACCTCGAGCAAGGTGGATTCGAGATCAGCCAGGGCGCATATGACTTCCTGAAGGAGTATTTCCACTCGGGACGCGCGTCAGAGGAAGAGACCCTGGAGACGATCAAGTCGACCTACGAGTCGACCGGCGAAGTCCTTTGCCCCCATTCCGCCGTCGGCGTGAAGGTGGCGGGTGAGCATCTGTCCGAAACGCCGATGATCACGCTCGCGACCGCGCACCCGGCGAAATTCCCGGCCGCCGTGAAGCAGGCCTGCGGCCGCGACGCTACCCTGCCGCCGCGCATGTCCGACCTCATGAGCCGCGAAGAGCGGGTGACGCGGGTGTCCAATGACCTCAAGGCAATCGAATTGCTCATCCACAACCGGACGGGCCGCTGA
- a CDS encoding GNAT family N-acetyltransferase: MFRRAKTVRIDTPRLLLRPLGHADFPAWRELRLASRDFLAPWEPTWAADHLERKGFTNRVNWVNRSINNGSAVPLAIIRRLDNVLLGAITLDNIRRGPAQSATVGYWIGEPYARHGYMREALSAVVDYAFRELDLSRIEAGCLPENAASRGVLEKCGFKYEGVAQSYLQINARWRTHVLYAALRFDRRGRTDAG, encoded by the coding sequence ATGTTCAGACGGGCAAAGACGGTTCGGATCGATACGCCGCGCCTTCTGCTGCGCCCACTTGGTCACGCCGATTTCCCTGCCTGGCGCGAACTGCGCCTCGCGAGCCGCGATTTCCTCGCCCCATGGGAGCCGACCTGGGCGGCCGATCACCTTGAGCGCAAGGGCTTCACCAATCGCGTGAACTGGGTGAACCGGTCGATCAATAATGGAAGCGCCGTTCCCCTCGCCATCATTCGCCGGCTCGACAACGTGCTTCTGGGCGCGATTACCCTCGACAATATCCGGCGCGGGCCCGCGCAATCGGCCACGGTGGGCTACTGGATCGGCGAACCCTATGCCCGCCACGGCTACATGCGAGAGGCGCTGTCGGCGGTGGTGGATTATGCCTTCCGCGAGCTTGACCTGTCGCGGATCGAGGCAGGCTGCCTTCCTGAGAACGCCGCCTCGCGCGGGGTGCTCGAGAAATGCGGCTTCAAATACGAAGGCGTGGCGCAATCCTACCTTCAGATCAACGCGCGCTGGCGGACCCACGTGCTTTACGCCGCGCTGCGCTTTGACAGGCGCGGACGGACGGACGCGGGCTGA
- the cyoE gene encoding heme o synthase yields MTDSTFTTDQDREAGFGDYFALLKPRVMSLVVFTAFVGMLVAPAPINPFVGLVAILFIAIGGGASGALNMWWDADIDAKMRRTLKRPTVTGKVTPDEAKVLGFALSGISVIMLFLATNWVAAALLAFTILFYVVIYTMWLKRWTPQNIVIGGAAGAFPPMIGWAAVTGDITVASVLMFALTFAWTPPHFWSLALFVKNDYANADVPMLTVTHGRRVTRNHILAYTFILAAVAVGLGLTAIGGPTYMVVAVLMNAWFIKGAVDIWRREDADSEADGHLVERKFFKLSLLYLFLHFGMLLVEHTLMRFGLGGW; encoded by the coding sequence ATGACGGACAGCACCTTCACCACGGATCAGGACCGCGAAGCGGGCTTCGGCGACTACTTCGCCCTGCTCAAGCCGCGTGTCATGTCGCTCGTCGTGTTCACGGCCTTCGTCGGCATGCTCGTGGCCCCCGCGCCGATCAACCCCTTCGTCGGGCTCGTCGCGATCCTGTTCATCGCCATCGGCGGCGGCGCGTCGGGCGCACTCAACATGTGGTGGGACGCGGATATCGACGCCAAGATGCGCCGCACGCTCAAGCGGCCCACGGTGACCGGCAAGGTCACTCCGGACGAGGCCAAGGTGCTTGGTTTCGCGCTGTCAGGCATCTCGGTCATCATGCTCTTCCTCGCGACCAACTGGGTCGCCGCCGCGCTTCTGGCCTTCACGATCCTCTTCTACGTGGTGATATACACCATGTGGCTCAAACGCTGGACGCCGCAGAACATCGTCATCGGCGGCGCTGCGGGCGCCTTCCCGCCCATGATCGGCTGGGCCGCCGTGACCGGCGACATCACCGTCGCCTCGGTGCTCATGTTCGCGCTGACCTTCGCCTGGACGCCGCCGCATTTCTGGTCGCTCGCGCTCTTCGTGAAGAACGACTACGCCAATGCGGACGTGCCGATGCTGACCGTGACCCACGGTCGCCGCGTGACGCGCAACCACATCCTCGCCTATACCTTCATTCTTGCCGCCGTCGCCGTGGGCCTTGGCCTGACCGCCATCGGCGGGCCGACCTATATGGTCGTCGCGGTGCTCATGAACGCCTGGTTCATCAAGGGTGCGGTGGATATCTGGCGGCGCGAAGATGCCGACAGCGAGGCCGACGGCCACCTTGTCGAACGCAAGTTCTTCAAGCTCTCGCTGCTCTATCTTTTCCTGCACTTCGGCATGCTCCTTGTCGAGCATACGTTGATGCGCTTTGGGCTGGGAGGCTGGTAA
- a CDS encoding cytochrome c oxidase subunit 3 gives MAHAKNHDYHILPPSINPLLAAVGAFVMLFGAVKWMHDAGPWVFLAGLLIVLYTMFSWWSEVVHEGQTGDHTPVVRIGLKYGFILFIMSEIMFFAAWFWSFFKHAMYPMGPESPAVDGVWPPAGIETFDPWHLPLINTLILLLSGAAATWAHHALVHENNRKDVKAGLIIAILLGMLFTFFQAYEYSHAAFGLSGNIYGANFFMATGFHGFHVIIGTIFLFVCLMRVYAGHFTQQQHVGFEAAAWYWHFVDVVWLFLFAAVYIWGG, from the coding sequence ATGGCACACGCCAAGAACCATGACTACCACATCCTGCCGCCGTCCATAAATCCGCTGCTCGCGGCTGTCGGCGCCTTCGTGATGCTCTTCGGAGCCGTGAAATGGATGCATGACGCCGGGCCGTGGGTCTTCCTCGCGGGCCTTCTGATCGTGCTCTACACGATGTTCAGCTGGTGGTCCGAAGTGGTCCACGAAGGCCAGACCGGCGATCACACGCCCGTCGTGCGCATCGGCCTCAAGTATGGCTTCATCCTGTTCATCATGTCCGAGATCATGTTCTTCGCGGCATGGTTCTGGAGCTTCTTCAAGCACGCCATGTATCCGATGGGTCCGGAAAGCCCGGCCGTGGACGGCGTCTGGCCGCCCGCCGGCATCGAGACCTTCGATCCATGGCACCTGCCGCTCATCAACACGCTGATCCTGCTCCTGTCGGGTGCTGCGGCGACCTGGGCGCACCACGCGCTGGTGCACGAGAACAACCGCAAGGACGTGAAAGCCGGCCTGATCATCGCGATCCTGCTTGGCATGCTCTTCACCTTCTTCCAGGCCTATGAATATTCGCACGCCGCCTTCGGCCTGTCGGGCAACATCTATGGCGCGAACTTCTTCATGGCGACGGGCTTCCACGGCTTCCACGTCATCATCGGGACGATCTTCCTCTTCGTCTGCCTGATGCGCGTTTATGCCGGCCACTTCACCCAGCAGCAGCACGTCGGCTTCGAGGCCGCTGCCTGGTACTGGCACTTCGTGGACGTCGTGTGGCTGTTCCTCTTCGCCGCCGTCTATATCTGGGGCGGCTGA
- a CDS encoding pitrilysin family protein, translating to MTIRFDTLPNGFRVVTEEMPGIESASLGVWITAGGRHERIEQNGIAHFLEHMAFKGTTTRSPLQIAEEIEDVGGYLNAYTGREVTAYYARVLKEDVALALDVVSDIVLNPVFDARELEVERGVILQEIGQALDTPDDVIFDWLQEAAYPEQAIGRTILGPAERVSNFSREDLAGFVAEHYGPERMILAAAGAVDHDEIMRLIETTFGAMTRKSSPLIQPAGFIGGERREIKKLEQVHFTLGLEGPSYSDDAIYTAQVYANALGGGMSSRLFQEAREKRGLCYSIYASAGAWSDTGLITIYAGTSAGEIAGLAELTIDEMRRAAADMTVAEVDRARAQMKAGTLMGLESASARAERLARQVAVWNRVIPIEETVERLDAVDLGAVNVFAQKTVSDARAAMALYGPAKKAPDLATLTERLAA from the coding sequence ATGACCATTCGTTTCGACACGCTCCCCAACGGCTTCCGGGTCGTCACCGAAGAAATGCCGGGGATCGAAAGCGCCTCGCTTGGCGTCTGGATCACGGCCGGCGGACGCCATGAGCGGATCGAGCAGAATGGCATCGCGCATTTCCTCGAGCACATGGCGTTCAAGGGCACGACGACGCGCTCGCCGCTTCAGATCGCGGAAGAGATCGAGGATGTCGGTGGCTACCTCAACGCCTATACGGGCCGCGAAGTTACCGCCTATTACGCGCGCGTGCTGAAAGAGGACGTGGCGCTCGCGCTCGATGTGGTGTCCGATATCGTCCTGAACCCGGTCTTCGATGCGCGGGAACTTGAGGTGGAGCGCGGCGTCATCCTGCAGGAGATCGGCCAGGCGCTCGATACGCCGGACGACGTGATCTTCGACTGGCTGCAGGAGGCCGCCTATCCCGAGCAAGCGATCGGCCGCACGATCCTTGGCCCCGCCGAGCGGGTTTCGAATTTCTCGCGCGAGGATCTGGCGGGCTTCGTGGCCGAACACTATGGCCCCGAGCGCATGATCCTTGCCGCCGCAGGCGCGGTCGACCATGACGAGATCATGCGGCTCATCGAGACCACCTTCGGCGCGATGACGCGAAAATCCTCGCCGCTGATCCAGCCGGCCGGCTTCATCGGCGGCGAACGGCGCGAGATCAAGAAGCTCGAGCAGGTGCATTTCACGCTGGGGCTCGAAGGGCCCAGCTATTCCGACGACGCGATCTATACCGCGCAGGTCTATGCCAATGCCCTTGGCGGGGGCATGTCGTCGCGGCTCTTCCAGGAAGCGCGGGAAAAGCGCGGCCTGTGCTATTCGATCTATGCAAGCGCCGGGGCGTGGTCCGATACCGGGCTCATCACGATCTATGCAGGCACTTCGGCAGGCGAGATCGCGGGGCTTGCCGAATTGACCATCGACGAGATGCGCCGCGCCGCCGCTGACATGACGGTGGCCGAGGTCGACCGCGCGCGCGCCCAGATGAAGGCAGGCACGCTCATGGGGCTCGAAAGTGCCTCGGCCCGGGCGGAACGGCTGGCCCGTCAGGTGGCCGTCTGGAACCGCGTGATTCCCATCGAGGAAACCGTCGAACGGCTCGATGCCGTGGACCTAGGGGCGGTGAACGTCTTTGCCCAGAAGACGGTGTCCGATGCCCGCGCGGCCATGGCGCTTTATGGGCCGGCGAAGAAGGCCCCCGACCTCGCCACCTTGACGGAGCGGCTGGCGGCTTGA
- the dprA gene encoding DNA-processing protein DprA, with protein sequence MSWLRLLRSRRVGVSTFFRLMAEHGTAHAALDALPGIAADAGVRDYQICPAPVVEQELDWAGKCGATMLCYGAPDYPRQLLGLTDAPPILWAMGDLSLLSRSTVALVGARNASSLGIRMGRKLALDLGAAGHVIVSGLARGIDTAAHQATLDTGTIAVLAGGVDVVYPSENAVLGEEILRKGLRLSEAPMGLAPQARHFPPRNRIISGLSRAVAVVEAAAKSGSLITAEMALEQGREVFAVPGHPFDARATGGNRLIRDGATLLRSAQDMIVVLDEITAREEALRGATTSQAGTASTSVAGPDLRENAEPKPSKRRTTPAPVTIPPAPPERRSLAETSALHRQILDRLSQAPLQEDMLLRDIHVDAQHVATELTVMELEGLIARGPGGTLSRCN encoded by the coding sequence CTGTCCTGGCTTCGTCTGTTGCGCTCACGCCGGGTCGGCGTGAGCACCTTTTTCCGGCTCATGGCAGAACATGGAACGGCGCATGCCGCGCTGGACGCCCTGCCGGGGATCGCGGCTGACGCCGGCGTGCGCGATTATCAGATCTGTCCCGCGCCCGTCGTCGAACAGGAACTCGACTGGGCGGGAAAATGCGGCGCGACGATGCTGTGCTACGGGGCACCGGACTATCCGCGCCAGTTGCTGGGCCTCACCGATGCGCCGCCGATCCTCTGGGCGATGGGCGACCTGTCGCTTCTGTCCCGGTCCACCGTGGCGCTGGTCGGCGCGCGCAATGCCTCCTCCCTCGGGATCCGGATGGGGCGCAAGCTCGCGCTCGACCTGGGGGCGGCGGGTCACGTGATCGTGTCAGGGCTTGCACGCGGGATCGACACGGCCGCGCATCAGGCCACGCTCGACACCGGCACGATCGCCGTGCTCGCCGGTGGCGTCGATGTCGTCTATCCCTCCGAGAACGCCGTGCTGGGCGAAGAAATCCTTCGCAAGGGGCTTCGGCTGTCCGAAGCGCCGATGGGGCTCGCCCCGCAGGCGCGGCATTTTCCGCCGCGCAACCGGATCATTTCCGGACTGTCGCGGGCCGTGGCCGTGGTCGAAGCCGCGGCGAAGTCCGGTTCGCTCATAACGGCAGAGATGGCGCTCGAACAGGGGCGGGAGGTCTTTGCCGTGCCGGGCCATCCATTCGATGCGCGCGCGACAGGGGGCAACCGGTTGATCCGCGACGGGGCCACGCTCCTCAGATCGGCGCAGGACATGATCGTCGTGCTCGATGAGATCACCGCCCGGGAGGAGGCCCTGCGGGGCGCCACGACCAGTCAAGCCGGAACTGCAAGCACATCGGTTGCCGGGCCAGATCTTCGTGAGAACGCCGAACCGAAACCCTCGAAACGCCGGACCACCCCGGCACCAGTCACCATTCCCCCGGCCCCGCCCGAACGGCGCAGCCTTGCCGAAACTTCTGCCCTTCACCGCCAGATCCTCGACCGGCTCTCGCAGGCCCCGTTGCAGGAAGACATGCTCCTGCGCGACATCCACGTCGACGCCCAGCATGTCGCGACCGAGCTCACCGTGATGGAGCTCGAAGGGCTCATCGCGCGGGGTCCCGGCGGCACGCTCTCACGCTGCAACTGA
- a CDS encoding SURF1 family protein yields the protein MTKQILTGVLLLAGLALFVGLGVWQLQRLEWKEGVLAEIEARIGAAPVDVPATPDPDADRYLPVAVTGTMEAGELHVLVSHVDYGAGFRIVSPFVTDTGRRIMVDRGFVPSARRDDPHATGEMQVAGNLHWPDERDSYTPEDDLDANYWYARDVDRMSAALDTEHLLLVARTETDPAILPLPVSPDGIRNKHFEYAMTWFLFAATWVGMTGFALWRIRRRTPADLESERA from the coding sequence ATGACGAAACAGATCCTCACCGGTGTACTTCTCCTCGCGGGCCTCGCGCTCTTCGTGGGCCTCGGCGTCTGGCAGTTGCAACGCCTCGAATGGAAAGAGGGCGTGCTGGCCGAGATCGAGGCGCGCATCGGGGCCGCGCCGGTCGATGTGCCCGCGACGCCCGATCCCGACGCCGACCGGTACTTGCCGGTAGCCGTGACCGGCACGATGGAAGCGGGCGAGCTTCATGTTCTGGTGAGCCATGTCGACTACGGCGCCGGATTTCGCATCGTCTCGCCTTTCGTGACCGACACGGGACGTCGGATCATGGTCGACCGCGGTTTCGTGCCCTCTGCGCGCCGCGATGATCCCCATGCGACGGGCGAGATGCAGGTCGCGGGGAACCTGCACTGGCCGGACGAGCGCGACAGCTACACGCCCGAAGACGATCTGGACGCGAACTACTGGTATGCCCGCGACGTCGACCGGATGAGCGCGGCGCTCGATACCGAGCACTTGCTGTTGGTGGCGCGGACGGAAACCGACCCGGCCATCCTGCCGCTTCCGGTGAGCCCGGACGGCATTCGCAACAAGCACTTCGAATATGCGATGACATGGTTTCTCTTCGCGGCCACCTGGGTCGGGATGACAGGCTTCGCGCTTTGGCGTATACGGCGCCGGACCCCGGCGGACCTCGAGTCCGAACGTGCGTGA
- the coxB gene encoding cytochrome c oxidase subunit II — MKAMRPLTLLAATFWTGAAFAQSDEVIGHPVPKGINFQPAATDISQATFALDNMLLYIIIAISVFVAGLLLWIIVFHNAKMNPTPKTFTHNTPIEIAWTLIPILILVFIGANSLPVLFKQQEIPEGDVVIKVTGYQWYWGYEYVDEEFGFESFMIGQGLPEAEAKAEVEAAGYTPDMWKLATDTVVVVPTGKKIVMEVTGADVIHAWTIPAFGVKQDAVPGRLAHLWFTVEPGMEGIYFGQCSELCGKDHAYMPITVQAVTEAEYEEWLAGAREEYAGIPSTVTVASAE; from the coding sequence ATGAAAGCCATGCGGCCTCTGACCCTTCTGGCGGCGACCTTCTGGACCGGCGCCGCCTTTGCCCAGAGTGACGAAGTCATCGGTCATCCGGTCCCCAAGGGGATCAACTTCCAGCCCGCCGCGACGGATATCTCGCAGGCGACCTTCGCGCTGGACAACATGCTGCTCTATATCATCATCGCGATCTCGGTCTTCGTGGCCGGTCTGCTCCTGTGGATCATCGTGTTCCACAACGCAAAGATGAACCCGACGCCCAAGACCTTTACCCACAACACCCCGATCGAAATCGCCTGGACGCTGATCCCGATCCTGATCCTCGTCTTCATCGGCGCCAACTCGCTCCCCGTCCTGTTCAAGCAGCAGGAAATCCCGGAAGGCGACGTCGTGATCAAGGTGACCGGTTACCAGTGGTACTGGGGCTATGAATACGTCGACGAAGAGTTCGGTTTCGAGAGCTTCATGATCGGCCAGGGCCTGCCGGAAGCGGAAGCCAAGGCCGAGGTCGAGGCCGCCGGCTACACCCCGGACATGTGGAAGCTCGCCACCGACACCGTCGTGGTCGTGCCGACCGGCAAGAAGATCGTCATGGAAGTCACCGGCGCGGACGTGATCCACGCCTGGACCATCCCGGCCTTCGGCGTGAAACAGGACGCCGTGCCCGGCCGTCTGGCGCATCTGTGGTTCACCGTCGAGCCGGGGATGGAAGGCATCTACTTCGGTCAGTGCTCGGAGCTTTGTGGCAAGGACCATGCCTATATGCCGATCACCGTGCAGGCCGTCACCGAAGCCGAATACGAAGAGTGGCTGGCCGGCGCGCGCGAAGAATATGCGGGCATTCCGAGCACCGTGACCGTCGCCTCCGCCGAGTGA
- the tldD gene encoding metalloprotease TldD → MTDQTPFRPFETHLDEGRALAVLRAATDGADDGELFLERRRSEALVFDDGRLKTASYDASEGFGLRAVRGETAGYAHSTEISEASLTRASETARLAVGAGGGTLAESPARTNRKLYTDNDPMTDAAFPVKVETLREIDAYARSRDPRVVQVSATIAASLQEVFILRPDGTLVADTRPMSRVNVSVIVDKDGRRESGGHGGGGRAGLAELIQPEHWKASVDEALRIALVNLEAEPAPAGQMDVVLGNGWPGILLHEAVGHGLEGDFNRKGTSAFSGLIGQQVAAKGVTVVDDGSLPDRRGSITVDDEGTPSSRTVLIEDGVLVGYMQDRQNARLMGVKATGNGRRESYAHAPMPRMTNTIMEGGDASPEEIVADLKDGIYAVGFGGGQVDITNGKFVFSCTEAYRVKNGVVGAPVKGATLIGDGPKAMKQVRAVGNDMRLDPGIGNCGKAGQWVPVGVGQPTLMIGGLTVGGSQT, encoded by the coding sequence ATGACCGATCAGACCCCCTTCCGCCCGTTCGAAACCCATCTCGACGAGGGTCGCGCGCTGGCAGTTCTGCGTGCCGCGACCGATGGGGCCGACGATGGCGAGCTTTTTCTGGAGCGGCGTCGCAGCGAGGCTCTGGTCTTCGACGACGGGCGCCTCAAGACGGCAAGCTACGATGCCTCCGAAGGCTTTGGCCTGCGCGCGGTGCGCGGGGAAACGGCCGGTTACGCGCATTCCACCGAAATCTCGGAAGCCTCGCTCACCCGGGCCTCGGAAACCGCGCGACTGGCGGTCGGCGCGGGCGGTGGCACCTTGGCCGAGAGCCCGGCGCGCACGAACCGCAAGCTCTATACCGACAACGACCCGATGACCGATGCCGCCTTCCCGGTGAAGGTCGAGACGCTGCGCGAGATCGACGCCTATGCCCGGTCGCGCGATCCGCGCGTGGTGCAGGTCTCGGCCACCATCGCGGCCTCGCTTCAGGAAGTCTTCATCCTCAGACCCGACGGAACCCTCGTCGCCGACACGCGGCCCATGAGCCGGGTGAACGTGAGCGTGATCGTCGACAAGGACGGACGGCGCGAATCCGGCGGCCATGGGGGCGGCGGGCGCGCCGGACTGGCCGAGCTCATCCAGCCCGAACACTGGAAGGCAAGCGTGGACGAGGCGCTGCGCATTGCCCTCGTAAACCTGGAGGCCGAGCCCGCCCCTGCCGGTCAGATGGACGTCGTGCTGGGCAACGGCTGGCCGGGGATCCTCCTGCACGAGGCGGTGGGCCATGGGCTCGAGGGTGATTTCAACCGCAAGGGCACCAGCGCCTTCTCGGGCCTGATCGGGCAGCAGGTCGCGGCCAAGGGCGTGACTGTGGTCGATGACGGCAGCCTCCCCGACCGGCGCGGGTCGATCACGGTGGATGACGAGGGCACGCCCTCGTCGCGCACGGTCCTGATCGAGGACGGGGTGCTCGTCGGATACATGCAGGACCGACAGAACGCCCGCCTCATGGGGGTCAAGGCCACGGGCAACGGGCGGCGCGAAAGCTATGCCCATGCGCCGATGCCACGCATGACCAACACGATCATGGAAGGCGGGGACGCGTCGCCGGAAGAGATCGTGGCGGACCTCAAGGACGGGATCTATGCGGTCGGCTTCGGCGGCGGACAGGTCGACATCACCAACGGCAAGTTCGTCTTCTCCTGCACCGAGGCCTACCGCGTGAAGAACGGTGTAGTGGGCGCGCCTGTGAAAGGCGCGACACTGATCGGCGACGGCCCCAAGGCGATGAAACAGGTGCGCGCGGTCGGCAACGACATGCGGCTCGACCCTGGAATCGGGAACTGCGGCAAGGCCGGCCAATGGGTGCCGGTGGGCGTGGGCCAGCCGACCCTGATGATCGGCGGGCTGACCGTGGGCGGATCGCAGACCTGA